In a single window of the Micromonospora sp. WMMD1155 genome:
- a CDS encoding NUDIX hydrolase produces MAAVTGIRAAGGVAWRPTPDGVRVCVVHRPRYGDWTLPKGKLEPGEHAMAAAVREVAEEADVRGVPQVRLPSVRYRSEGQPKLVDYWSMLAVDSGGFQPGTEVDDIRWLAVDDAIRLVSYPHDAEVLAAFAALPSVTATVALVRHAHAGKRATWSGPDVGRPLDAEGWAQATALGALVALLRPSRLVSASPRRCVQTLDPAAALLDLPIEVCGDLDEPQPGQQSDEQILATAARLLELADGGGQAAVCSQGKVLPGALEQLTGRTDEDFSTPKGGGWLLAFTTDRLVAADRL; encoded by the coding sequence TTGGCTGCCGTGACGGGCATCCGGGCGGCGGGCGGGGTGGCCTGGCGGCCGACCCCCGACGGCGTACGCGTCTGCGTGGTGCACCGCCCCCGGTACGGCGACTGGACGCTGCCGAAGGGCAAGTTGGAGCCGGGCGAGCACGCGATGGCGGCGGCGGTCCGCGAGGTGGCCGAGGAGGCCGACGTGCGGGGCGTGCCGCAGGTCCGGCTGCCGTCGGTGCGGTACCGCAGCGAGGGGCAGCCGAAGCTCGTCGACTACTGGTCGATGCTCGCCGTCGACAGCGGAGGTTTCCAACCGGGCACCGAGGTGGACGACATCCGCTGGCTCGCGGTGGACGACGCGATCCGGTTGGTCAGCTACCCCCACGACGCCGAGGTGCTCGCGGCGTTCGCCGCGCTTCCGTCGGTGACCGCGACCGTCGCGTTGGTCCGGCACGCACACGCCGGTAAGCGGGCCACCTGGTCCGGCCCGGACGTCGGGCGGCCCCTGGACGCCGAGGGGTGGGCTCAGGCGACGGCGCTCGGCGCTCTGGTCGCCCTGCTCCGACCGTCCCGGCTGGTGTCGGCCTCACCGCGACGGTGTGTGCAGACCCTGGACCCGGCCGCCGCGCTGCTCGACCTGCCGATCGAGGTGTGCGGCGACCTGGACGAGCCGCAGCCCGGCCAACAGAGCGACGAGCAGATCCTGGCCACCGCCGCCCGGCTGCTGGAGCTGGCCGACGGCGGTGGGCAGGCCGCGGTGTGCAGCCAGGGCAAGGTGCTGCCGGGCGCCCTGGAACAGCTCACCGGCCGCACCGACGAGGACTTCAGCACGCCCAAGGGCGGCGGTTGGTTGCTCGCCTTCACGACCGACCGGTTGGTGGCCGCCGACCGCCTGTAG
- a CDS encoding endonuclease/exonuclease/phosphatase family protein → MRYRQLTTGTLALGVILLIDVLRVWLPGIITIFGQAASTPAELMGAFALGWFVLALGAPAVVRRVGARPVTVAAAVALAVARLALTAAPGGRTQLWLATAGLLAGLVWLVGVAADTDRPVPGLALGFAVNAAVHAVGDTVDLVWRGDWVAWLLSSVMVLLFLVGTAQPVARAGGGGARVGGAQTDGVGAQTGGDSTRAGGGGARAWLLAGPALLLAGMVALSPALARTGMSYLFAGDGVAGSPLFGLAPVPVAVAAFLYTASTRPSPGWGRAYGPVGLLVGAVLFAVGRGDLLVAAVLLTAVGLGACLALTDHADRPTPTAATEPTAATEPEAATRRGYAVATGMLAFALGAVGYYSAYDLGYPNAAVPVVVAALVAVVAFTAQPALQWLPGPFPPLRAATAVTALALLAPVLADEVPVADNRDGPPERLTVVAYNIRMGFGLDGRFDLAGLTEVVHRQRPDVVLLSEVDRAWLLNGGHDTLDLLADRLGMPYVFGPAADPVWGDAVLSRWPMDDARSLPLPAVGAPTGAQALAVTLDLSDGVRTAVVSTHLQPPPGQGPVVQARAVADFAIRYAAGRPLVVAGDLNTEPGDEAFGQFTAAGLVDALAAARPLATSPADDPREQIDHVFVSAGLTPSEPVAPSSTASDHLPVAVTLTLPPR, encoded by the coding sequence GTGCGCTATCGCCAGCTCACCACCGGGACGCTCGCGCTGGGCGTCATCCTCCTCATCGACGTGCTGCGGGTCTGGCTGCCCGGCATCATCACCATCTTCGGCCAGGCGGCGTCCACCCCGGCCGAGTTGATGGGTGCGTTCGCCCTCGGCTGGTTCGTGCTGGCGCTGGGCGCACCCGCAGTGGTCCGCCGGGTCGGCGCCCGCCCGGTCACCGTCGCCGCCGCCGTCGCGCTCGCCGTCGCCCGGCTGGCACTCACCGCCGCGCCGGGCGGGCGTACGCAGCTCTGGTTGGCCACCGCCGGGCTGCTCGCCGGGTTGGTCTGGCTGGTCGGCGTCGCCGCCGACACCGACCGTCCGGTTCCGGGGCTGGCGTTGGGTTTCGCGGTCAACGCGGCAGTGCACGCGGTGGGGGACACCGTCGACCTGGTCTGGCGGGGCGACTGGGTGGCGTGGCTGCTCAGCTCCGTCATGGTGCTGTTGTTCCTGGTCGGCACGGCACAGCCGGTAGCGCGGGCCGGTGGCGGAGGCGCGCGAGTCGGTGGCGCGCAGACCGATGGTGTGGGCGCGCAGACCGGTGGTGACAGCACGCGGGCCGGTGGCGGTGGCGCGCGGGCCTGGTTGCTGGCCGGGCCGGCGCTACTGCTGGCGGGGATGGTGGCACTCTCCCCGGCGCTGGCCCGGACCGGGATGTCGTACCTGTTCGCCGGGGACGGTGTGGCGGGTTCGCCGCTGTTCGGCCTGGCACCGGTGCCGGTGGCGGTCGCCGCGTTCCTGTACACCGCGTCGACCCGGCCATCCCCGGGGTGGGGTCGGGCGTACGGGCCGGTGGGCTTGCTGGTGGGCGCGGTGCTGTTCGCCGTCGGCCGGGGCGACCTGCTCGTCGCGGCCGTCCTGCTGACCGCCGTCGGTCTCGGCGCCTGCCTCGCCCTGACCGACCACGCCGACCGCCCGACCCCGACGGCAGCGACCGAGCCGACGGCAGCGACCGAACCGGAAGCGGCGACCCGCCGGGGGTACGCGGTGGCCACCGGCATGCTGGCCTTCGCGCTGGGCGCGGTCGGGTACTACTCCGCCTACGACCTCGGATACCCCAACGCGGCGGTGCCCGTTGTGGTGGCCGCCCTGGTCGCCGTCGTGGCGTTCACCGCCCAACCTGCCCTCCAGTGGCTCCCCGGGCCGTTCCCGCCGCTCCGGGCCGCCACGGCGGTCACCGCGCTGGCCCTGCTGGCGCCCGTGCTCGCCGACGAGGTTCCGGTGGCCGACAACCGGGACGGCCCACCGGAGCGGTTGACGGTGGTGGCGTACAACATCCGGATGGGCTTCGGGCTGGACGGTCGGTTCGACCTGGCCGGGCTCACCGAGGTGGTCCACCGGCAACGCCCCGACGTGGTGCTGCTCAGCGAGGTGGACCGCGCCTGGCTGCTCAACGGCGGGCACGACACCCTGGACCTGCTGGCCGACCGGCTCGGCATGCCGTACGTCTTCGGCCCGGCCGCCGACCCGGTCTGGGGCGACGCGGTGCTCAGCCGTTGGCCGATGGACGATGCGCGGAGCCTTCCGCTGCCGGCCGTCGGGGCGCCGACCGGGGCGCAGGCCCTCGCCGTGACGCTCGACCTGAGCGACGGGGTCCGTACCGCGGTGGTCAGCACCCACCTGCAACCGCCGCCCGGGCAGGGCCCGGTGGTCCAGGCCCGCGCGGTCGCCGACTTCGCCATCCGGTACGCCGCCGGCCGACCGCTGGTGGTCGCGGGCGACCTGAACACCGAACCGGGGGACGAGGCGTTCGGACAGTTCACGGCCGCCGGTCTGGTCGACGCGCTGGCTGCCGCCCGCCCGCTGGCGACCAGCCCCGCCGACGACCCCCGCGAGCAGATCGACCACGTCTTCGTCTCCGCCGGTCTGACCCCCAGCGAGCCGGTCGCGCCCAGCAGCACGGCCAGCGACCACCTGCCGGTCGCGGTGACGCTGACCCTGCCGCCCCGCTGA
- a CDS encoding HU family DNA-binding protein encodes MNKAELIEALAVRLGDRKMATAALDAVLTEVQAAVTKGEKVAITGFGAFEKRVRGARTARNPRTGEAVKVKKTSVPTFRPGAGFKEMVASGKVPKATVATKKTATSTATAKATGTKATGAKATAAKTAAGKKTAPAKASKTATATKTAAGKKTAPAKASKSTTATKTAASKKTAAAKKTTAATKSTTAKKTTAAASKSTAAKKAPAKKAPAKKAPAKKAAGKR; translated from the coding sequence GTGAACAAGGCCGAGCTCATCGAGGCGCTCGCCGTTCGCCTGGGGGACCGGAAGATGGCGACGGCCGCGCTCGACGCGGTCCTCACCGAGGTCCAGGCGGCGGTCACCAAGGGCGAGAAGGTGGCGATCACCGGATTCGGAGCATTCGAAAAGCGTGTGCGTGGCGCACGAACAGCGCGCAACCCGCGTACCGGCGAGGCGGTGAAGGTCAAGAAGACGTCAGTCCCGACCTTCCGCCCCGGCGCCGGGTTCAAGGAGATGGTGGCCAGCGGCAAGGTGCCGAAGGCCACGGTGGCGACGAAGAAGACCGCCACCAGCACCGCCACGGCCAAGGCCACGGGCACCAAGGCGACCGGCGCCAAGGCGACGGCGGCCAAGACGGCCGCCGGCAAGAAGACCGCCCCGGCCAAGGCGAGCAAGACCGCCACGGCGACCAAGACGGCCGCCGGCAAGAAGACCGCCCCGGCCAAGGCGAGCAAGAGCACCACGGCGACCAAGACCGCCGCCAGCAAGAAGACCGCCGCGGCGAAGAAGACCACCGCGGCGACCAAGTCGACCACGGCGAAGAAGACCACCGCGGCGGCGAGCAAGAGCACGGCGGCGAAGAAGGCGCCGGCGAAGAAGGCCCCGGCCAAGAAGGCCCCGGCCAAGAAGGCGGCCGGCAAGCGCTGA
- the leuD gene encoding 3-isopropylmalate dehydratase small subunit has translation MDKFTTHTGTAVPLRRSNVDTDQIIPAVYLKRVTRTGFADGLFSAWREDPTFVLNDENYSGASILIAGPEFGTGSSREHAVWALRDWGFRAVVAPRFGDIFRGNALKEGLLPVELELKAVEELWDLVESDPTTPVTVDLTARQLRAGEASWSFPLDDFSRWRLLEGLDDIGLTLRHAADIDSYEARRLPFLPSVA, from the coding sequence ATGGACAAGTTCACCACCCACACCGGCACCGCCGTGCCGCTGCGCCGGTCCAACGTGGATACCGACCAGATCATCCCCGCCGTGTACCTCAAGCGGGTGACCCGGACGGGCTTCGCCGACGGGCTGTTCAGCGCCTGGCGGGAAGATCCGACATTCGTACTCAACGATGAGAACTATTCCGGGGCGTCGATCCTCATCGCCGGCCCGGAGTTCGGCACCGGCTCCTCCCGGGAACACGCGGTCTGGGCACTGCGGGACTGGGGCTTCCGCGCGGTGGTGGCTCCCCGCTTCGGCGACATCTTCCGGGGCAACGCCCTCAAGGAGGGCCTGTTGCCGGTCGAGTTGGAATTGAAAGCCGTCGAAGAGTTGTGGGACCTGGTGGAGTCGGATCCGACCACTCCGGTGACCGTCGATCTGACCGCCCGGCAGCTCCGGGCGGGCGAGGCCAGCTGGTCGTTCCCGCTGGACGACTTCAGTCGTTGGCGGTTGCTGGAGGGCCTCGATGACATTGGACTAACCCTCCGCCACGCCGCCGACATCGACTCGTACGAGGCGCGCCGACTGCCGTTCCTGCCCTCCGTGGCATAG